One Ignavibacterium sp. DNA segment encodes these proteins:
- a CDS encoding thymidine phosphorylase, giving the protein MLFVLALIGAVVAFYLYNSSKKKGIKAQATFSFIGLVIAILIAFTQLFAVIPAGHSGVKDFFGSVSDKTLGPGINFVNPMANVVKFDTRKQEIKEVMNVPSKEGMSVELETSMIFQLKTDKVNQIYKTAGNYEEYLQKLVIPNFRSVIRGVTTKYEAKALYTAELIRKKRNNENLTKDEILFLVNNFTNNKIPDYQFSAFLMSVYFNGMDKAETSALTEAMLYSGMMLNLSSIKGIKIDKHSTGGVGDKTSLILAPIAAAAGVKVPMISGRGLGHSGGTLDKLEAIPGFKTDLTLSQYKKVLQKVGAVLIGQTKEIAPADKLIYALRDVTATVESIPLITGSIMSKKLAEGIDGLVLDVKTGNGAFMQREKDAVALANSLIETAKAFNKKVIGFVTDMNQPLGNYIGNWLEVYESIQVLRDGKKNDLTELSLILAGAMIFLGKKAASLDEGIEAAIKILKSGKAFDKFVEIVKAQNGKADFVIHPEKYPKPKFNEAIKSNSAGYLSEVNTYELGMAAIDLGAGRKTKDGIIDPKAGIIFNYKIGDTINKNVVLAEIFSDSKAGIESAKKRIEGAIKISKSKSKKFRLIKKVING; this is encoded by the coding sequence ATGCTTTTCGTATTAGCATTAATCGGAGCCGTTGTTGCATTTTATCTTTATAATTCTTCAAAGAAAAAAGGAATAAAAGCACAGGCAACATTTTCTTTTATAGGTTTAGTGATTGCCATTCTAATTGCTTTTACACAATTGTTTGCAGTAATTCCTGCAGGACATTCAGGTGTAAAAGATTTTTTTGGTTCCGTTAGTGATAAAACTCTTGGACCGGGAATAAACTTTGTAAACCCAATGGCAAATGTTGTAAAGTTTGATACGCGTAAACAGGAAATAAAAGAAGTGATGAACGTTCCATCTAAAGAAGGAATGAGTGTTGAACTTGAAACAAGCATGATTTTTCAATTAAAGACTGATAAGGTAAATCAAATTTATAAAACTGCTGGCAACTATGAAGAATATCTTCAGAAACTTGTTATACCAAATTTTAGATCTGTAATACGCGGTGTAACAACAAAATATGAAGCAAAGGCACTTTACACCGCAGAACTTATCCGCAAAAAGAGAAATAATGAAAATCTGACAAAAGATGAGATTTTATTTTTAGTTAATAATTTCACAAATAATAAAATACCCGATTATCAGTTTTCTGCATTTCTTATGTCAGTTTATTTTAATGGAATGGACAAGGCAGAAACATCTGCTTTAACAGAAGCAATGCTTTACAGCGGAATGATGTTAAATCTTTCTTCTATCAAAGGGATTAAAATTGATAAGCACTCAACCGGCGGAGTTGGAGATAAAACTTCTTTAATATTAGCTCCAATAGCTGCTGCTGCCGGTGTAAAAGTTCCAATGATTTCTGGACGCGGACTCGGGCATTCGGGTGGAACGCTTGATAAGCTTGAAGCAATTCCTGGTTTTAAAACTGATTTAACTTTATCGCAATACAAAAAAGTTTTACAAAAAGTTGGTGCTGTTTTAATCGGACAGACAAAAGAAATTGCTCCTGCAGATAAACTTATTTATGCTTTGCGGGATGTTACTGCAACGGTTGAATCAATTCCGCTGATTACCGGAAGTATAATGAGTAAAAAACTTGCTGAAGGAATTGATGGACTTGTACTTGATGTAAAAACCGGCAATGGCGCTTTTATGCAGAGGGAAAAAGATGCTGTTGCGCTTGCAAATTCACTTATAGAAACAGCAAAAGCTTTTAATAAAAAAGTTATTGGCTTTGTTACCGATATGAATCAACCGCTGGGTAATTACATTGGCAACTGGCTGGAAGTGTACGAATCAATTCAGGTTTTAAGAGATGGGAAGAAAAATGATTTGACTGAATTGTCATTAATACTTGCCGGTGCAATGATTTTTCTTGGAAAGAAAGCAGCATCATTAGATGAGGGGATTGAAGCAGCGATCAAAATATTAAAATCAGGAAAAGCATTTGATAAATTTGTAGAAATTGTAAAAGCACAGAACGGTAAAGCAGATTTTGTTATTCATCCTGAAAAATATCCAAAACCGAAATTTAATGAAGCAATAAAATCTAACTCAGCCGGATATTTATCCGAAGTTAATACTTATGAGCTTGGAATGGCAGCAATCGATCTTGGTGCGGGAAGAAAAACTAAAGATGGTATAATAGATCCAAAAGCTGGAATTATTTTTAATTACAAAATTGGTGATACTATTAATAAGAATGTTGTTCTGGCTGAGATATTTTCTGATTCAAAAGCAGGAATTGAGTCTGCTAAAAAAAGGATTGAAGGCGCGATTAAGATTTCCAAATCCAAATCGAAAAAATTTAGGCTGATTAAAAAAGTAATTAATGGATAA
- a CDS encoding tyrosine phenol-lyase, whose protein sequence is MAKKIIKRSWAEPFKIKMVEPIKMTTKSYREKAAKEAGYNTFLLKSEDVYIDLLTDSGTNAMSDYQWAGMMLGDEAYAGSKNFYYLWDNIKKYYGMPYFVPTHQGRAAEHMVSKILIKPDNVIPGNMYFTTTREHIELVGGKFVDVIIDEAHNPQNTHPFKGNININKLESLIKKVGAKNIPYVFMAGPVNMAGGQPFSMKNLKEVSSLLKKHGIKLWFDATRAVENAYYIKLREKGYENKSIEQILKEICSHFDGLWVSAKKDLMVNIGGIFATRDKRVYEEARNMVVVYEGLHTYGGLAGRDMEAMARGMEEMVQFDNIKARIGQVEYCGKQLEKYNIPLVYPFGGHAIFLDAKKFLPHLKQDVFPAQTLAAEIFIDSGVRGMERGVVSAGRDPNTGKHRYPKLELVRLTFPRRVYTQAHIDVAVESIAQVYEERKKIKGLKIVYEPKHLRFFQARFKKIS, encoded by the coding sequence ATGGCAAAAAAAATTATTAAGAGAAGCTGGGCAGAACCATTTAAGATTAAAATGGTTGAGCCGATCAAAATGACTACAAAATCATATCGTGAAAAAGCTGCTAAAGAAGCCGGCTATAATACTTTCTTATTAAAAAGTGAAGATGTTTATATTGATTTGCTTACCGACAGCGGAACAAATGCAATGAGTGATTATCAATGGGCAGGAATGATGCTCGGTGATGAAGCTTATGCGGGAAGCAAAAATTTTTATTACCTGTGGGATAACATAAAAAAATATTATGGAATGCCATACTTTGTCCCAACTCATCAGGGCCGGGCTGCAGAACACATGGTTTCTAAAATTCTGATCAAACCTGATAACGTTATTCCCGGTAACATGTATTTTACAACAACAAGGGAACACATTGAACTAGTTGGCGGAAAATTTGTTGATGTAATTATTGATGAAGCACACAATCCTCAAAATACTCATCCTTTTAAAGGCAATATTAATATAAACAAACTTGAAAGCCTGATTAAAAAAGTCGGTGCTAAAAATATTCCTTATGTTTTTATGGCAGGCCCTGTAAACATGGCAGGCGGTCAGCCATTTTCAATGAAGAACTTAAAAGAAGTCTCTTCATTACTTAAAAAACATGGAATAAAACTCTGGTTTGATGCAACACGTGCAGTTGAAAATGCTTATTACATTAAACTCCGCGAAAAAGGTTATGAGAATAAATCAATAGAGCAAATCCTGAAAGAAATCTGCTCGCATTTTGATGGACTTTGGGTTAGCGCTAAAAAAGATCTGATGGTGAATATAGGCGGAATTTTTGCAACTCGAGATAAACGTGTTTATGAAGAAGCAAGAAATATGGTGGTAGTATATGAAGGACTGCATACTTACGGAGGATTAGCAGGACGAGATATGGAAGCTATGGCAAGGGGAATGGAAGAGATGGTACAGTTTGATAATATTAAAGCCCGCATCGGACAGGTTGAATATTGCGGGAAGCAGCTTGAGAAATATAATATTCCTCTCGTTTATCCGTTTGGCGGACACGCAATCTTTCTTGATGCAAAAAAATTCTTGCCTCATTTAAAACAAGATGTTTTTCCCGCTCAAACACTGGCTGCAGAAATATTTATAGATAGCGGCGTTCGCGGAATGGAAAGAGGCGTTGTTTCTGCCGGAAGGGATCCGAACACAGGCAAACACCGCTATCCAAAACTAGAGTTGGTGCGTTTAACTTTTCCAAGAAGAGTTTATACTCAGGCTCATATTGATGTTGCTGTTGAATCAATCGCACAAGTTTATGAAGAGAGAAAGAAGATAAAAGGATTAAAGATAGTTTATGAGCCTAAACATCTTAGATTTTTCCAGGCAAGATTTAAGAAAATTTCTTAA
- a CDS encoding ATP-grasp domain-containing protein: MSINNQITVLAVSSYEKGHDFMREAKAQGCRVILLTSKSLEDANWPRESIDEIFYIVDKNKEWNMQDVIYGVSYLARTENIDRIVALDDFDVERAASLREHLRVGGMGDTTARYFRDKLAMRLRAQESGIPVPEFLHVLNHKKINEFADKVPFPYMIKPRLLAGSYGLQKVNNKREMWDRINYLADEQSFFLMERFIPGSIYHVDTIISEREVVFGLASKYGTPPFEVAHQGRVFTSQTLDSNSDEAKEVLELNIKVIKALGLLRGVSHSEFIRAEDGKLYFLETSARVGGANLSTLVEAATGVNLWREWAKIEILKGEKPYKLPKVNNDFAAIVTSLSKQEWPDLNTYNDPEVVWRLKKEYHAGLIIKSSSKERINQLVGEYTKRFYDDFFTTAKMGERPSN, from the coding sequence ATGAGCATCAACAATCAAATAACTGTTTTAGCTGTTTCGTCTTATGAAAAAGGACATGACTTTATGCGCGAAGCAAAAGCACAAGGCTGCCGCGTAATTCTGCTTACTTCAAAAAGTCTTGAAGATGCCAATTGGCCTCGGGAAAGCATTGATGAGATATTTTATATAGTTGATAAAAATAAAGAATGGAATATGCAGGATGTAATATATGGAGTCAGTTATCTTGCACGAACAGAAAATATAGATAGAATAGTTGCACTGGATGATTTTGATGTTGAACGCGCGGCTTCCTTAAGAGAGCATTTAAGAGTCGGTGGAATGGGTGATACTACAGCCCGGTATTTTCGTGATAAACTTGCAATGAGACTGCGCGCCCAGGAATCGGGCATACCTGTACCAGAATTTTTACATGTTCTGAATCATAAAAAAATAAATGAGTTTGCTGATAAAGTTCCTTTTCCATATATGATTAAACCTCGATTGCTTGCAGGTTCTTATGGATTACAAAAAGTAAATAATAAACGAGAGATGTGGGATAGGATTAATTATCTGGCAGACGAACAATCGTTCTTTTTGATGGAAAGATTTATTCCCGGCAGCATTTACCATGTTGATACAATTATTTCTGAACGAGAGGTTGTTTTTGGTTTAGCAAGTAAATACGGAACTCCTCCTTTTGAAGTTGCACATCAAGGTAGAGTTTTTACAAGTCAGACACTTGACAGCAATTCTGACGAAGCAAAAGAAGTTTTAGAATTAAATATTAAAGTAATTAAAGCATTAGGTCTGCTGCGTGGTGTGTCACATTCTGAATTTATTCGTGCCGAAGACGGAAAACTATACTTTCTTGAAACATCCGCCAGAGTTGGGGGAGCGAATCTTTCGACTCTGGTTGAAGCAGCAACTGGTGTAAATCTTTGGAGAGAATGGGCTAAGATTGAAATTTTAAAAGGAGAAAAACCTTATAAGCTTCCGAAAGTAAATAATGATTTTGCAGCAATTGTTACATCTCTTTCAAAACAAGAGTGGCCTGACTTAAATACTTACAATGATCCTGAAGTTGTATGGAGATTAAAAAAAGAATATCACGCAGGACTTATTATCAAGTCATCAAGTAAAGAAAGAATAAATCAACTAGTTGGTGAATACACAAAAAGATTTTACGATGATTTCTTTACAACTGCAAAAATGGGTGAAAGACCGAGCAATTAG